A genome region from Hevea brasiliensis isolate MT/VB/25A 57/8 chromosome 9, ASM3005281v1, whole genome shotgun sequence includes the following:
- the LOC110667023 gene encoding heavy metal-associated isoprenylated plant protein 39, whose amino-acid sequence MKKFVLKLDLQDNKGKQKALKTVSTLSGIDSIVMDMKDKKLTVIGTVDPVAVVSKLRKHWQTNIISVGPAKEPEKKEEPKKEEPKKEEEAKKEEPKKEEEAKKEEPKKEEQAKKEEPKKEEEKEEPKKEEGEKKEEEKNEDAAPAPPPAPAPSPAPAPALPPDPVLELVKAYKAYNPHLTTYYYVQSIEENPNACVIC is encoded by the exons ATGAAG AAATTTGTTCTTAAGCTGGACTTACAAGACAACAAAGGCAAGCAGAAGGCATTGAAGACGGTTTCTACCCTTTCAG GGATTGATTCCATTGTCATGGACATGAAGGATAAGAAATTAACGGTGATTGGAACTGTTGATCCTGTGGCTGTTGTTAGCAAATTGAGAAAGCATTGGCAAACTAATATAATCTCAGTAGGGCCAGCCAAGGAGCCTGAGAAGAAAGAAGAGCCTAAGAAGGAGGAACCCAAGAAAGAAGAGGAGGCTAAGAAAGAGGAACCCAAGAAAGAAGAGGAGGCTAAGAAAGAGGAACCCAAGAAAGAGGAGCAAGCTAAGAAAGAGGAACCCAAGAAGGAAGAAGAGAAGGAGGAACCCAAGAAAGAGGAGggggagaagaaggaagaagagaaaAACGAAGACGCAGCTCCTGCTCCTCCTCCTGCTCCTGCTCCATCACCAGCACCAGCACCTGCTCTTCCACCTGACCCAGTTTTAGAGCTGGTCAAGGCCTACAAAGCTTATAATCCTCATCTCACCACGTATTACTACGTTCAAAGCATCGAGGAGAATCCAAATGCCTGCGTTATTTGTTAA